One Nyctibius grandis isolate bNycGra1 chromosome 17, bNycGra1.pri, whole genome shotgun sequence genomic window carries:
- the EMC1 gene encoding ER membrane protein complex subunit 1, translating into MAEGLWALLLLPLAAAVYEDQVGKFDWRQQYVGKLKFASLEASQGSKKLIVATEKNVVAALNSRSGEILWRHVDKGTPEGAIDAMLIHGQDAITVSNAGRILRSWETNIGGLNWETSLDTGSFQVAGLVGLQDVVKYVAVLKKTAISLHYLSNGHQKWVEHLPESENTQYQLLYSRGTGVIHVLGIVPQSHLNILMFSIEDGEITKQIRVAAPWLESLNGVCSVVGEAVLVCVDVDTHSLYVCSLETEQELKQIPLQSLDLEFADGFQPRILATQPNVVGASRTQFFLQLSPSYFSLLQYKRGLLSHLRDFQQAALVSFATTGEKTVAAVLTCRSELKPGSSDGLHAGSTLEDSRKQDSLTCSNQTYNINLYLVETGQRLLDTTITFHLEQSGAKPQQLYIQVFLKKDDSVGYRALVQTEDHMLMFLQQPGKVVWSREESLAEVVSLEMVDLPLTGAQAELEGEFGKKADGLLGMFLKRLSSQLILLQAWTAHLWKMFYDARKPRSQIKNEINIDNLARDEFNLQKMMVMVTASGKLFGIESSSGTILWKQYLRNVRPGSSFKLMVQRTTAHFPHPPQCTLLVKDKETKMSFLYVFNPIFGKRSQVAPPVLKRPILQTLLLPIMDQDYAKVLLLIDDEYKVTAFPATKNVLRQLEEIAHSIYFYLVDAEQGKLSGFRLKKDLRTEESWEVVIPTEVQRIVSVKGKRSNEHVHSQGRVMGDRSVLYKSLNPNLLAVVTESADTHHERTFIGIYLIDGVTGRIIHASVQKKAKGPVHIVHSENWVVYQYWNTKARRNEFTVLELYEGTEQYNATAFSSLDRPILPQVLQQSYIFPSAISAMEATITERGITSRHLLIGLPSGAILSLPKALLDPRRPEIPTEQSREENLIPYSPDVQIHAERFINYNQTISRMRGIYTAPSGLESTCLVVAYGLDIYQTRVYPSKQFDVLKDDYDYVLISSVLFGLVFATMITKRLAQVKLLNRAWR; encoded by the exons ATGGCGGAGGGGCTGTgggcgctgctgctgctgccgctggcGGCCGCCGTCTATGAGGACCAAGTGGGCAAGTTCGACTG GAGGCAGCAGTACGTGGGGAAGCTCAAGTTCGCCTCCTTGGAGGCCTCGCAGGGTTCGAAGAAGCTCATCGTGGCCACCGAGAAGAACGTCGTGGCTGCCCTGAACTCCAGGAGCGGTGAAATCC TGTGGCGCCATGTGGACAAGGGAACCCCCGAAGGAGCAATAGATGCGATGCTGATCCATGGGCAGG ATGCCATCACTGTGTCTAATGCTGGACGTATTCTACGTTCCTGGGAGACCAACATCGGAGGGTTGAACTGGGAGACATCCCTGGACACTGGCAG TTTCCAGGTGGCTGGTTTGGTGGGGCTACAAGACGTGGTGAAATATGTGGCAGTCCTGAAGAAAACAGCCATCTCTCTTCACTACCTTTCCAATGGGCACCAGAAATGGGTGGAACACTTACCAGAAAG TGAGAATACTCAGTACCAGTTGTTGTATTCCCGTGGGACTGGAGTGATCCACGTGCTTGGAATCGTTCCCCAGAGCCACTTGAACATTTTAATGTTCAGTATAGAAGATGGAGAAATTACAAAACAG ATCAGAGTAGCAGCCCCGTGGCTGGAGAGCTTGAACGGCGTGTGCAGCGTGGTGGGGGAGGCAGTGCTGGTGTGTGTGGACGTGGACACGCATTCGCTCTATGTTTGCTCCTTGGAGacagagcaggagctgaagcAGATCCCGCTGCAG TCACTCGACCTGGAGTTTGCTGATGGCTTCCAGCCCAGGATATTGGCCACTCAACCCAATGTAGTTGGTGCCTCACGGACTCAGTTCTTCCTGCAGCTGTCTCCAAGCTacttctctctgctgcagtaCAAACGTGGGCTGCTCAGCCACCTTCGGGACTTCCAGCAG gcagCTCTGGTGAGTTTTGCAACAACTGGGGAGAAAACTGTGGCTGCTGTCCTGACCTGCAGGAGTGAACTG AAACCAGGCAGTTCTGATGGCCTTCATGCTGGGAGTACTCTGGAGGATTCCCGGAAGCAG GACTCCTTAACCTGTTCCAATCAAACCTACAATATTAATCTCTACCTGGTTGAAACTGGACAAAGGTTGTTGGATACCACAATTACCTTTCACCTGGAGCAGAGCGGTGCCAAGCCACAGCAG CTATACATCCAAGTTTTCCTGAAGAAGGATGACTCTGTGGGCTATCGAGCCTTGGTGCAAACAGAAGACCACATGCTAATGTTCCTCCAGCAGCCAG GAAAAGTTGTATGGAGTAGAGAGGAGTCACTAGCAGAAGTGGTAAGCTTGGAGATGGTGGATCTACCTCTGACAGGGGCACAGGCTGAGTTGGAGGGagaatttggaaagaaagcag ATGGTTTGCTGGGGATGTTTCTGAAGAGGCTGTCCTCCCAACTTATCCTGCTGCAAGCCTGGACCGCCCATCTTTGGAAGATGTTCTATGATGCCAGGAAACCCCGGAGCCAGATTAAAAATGAGATTAACATTGATAATTTGGCCAGAGATGAATTCAACCTCCAGAAAATGATGGTGATGGTCACCGCTTCGGGAAAG CTTTTTGGTATTGAAAGCAGTTCTGGCACCATCCTGTGGAAGCAGTATCTCAGGAATGTGAGACCGGGCTCCTCCTTTAAGCTGATGGTCCAAAGAACAACAGCCCATTTCCCACACCCTCCACAATGTACCTTGCTTGTTAAGGATAAG gAAACCAAAATGAGctttctgtatgtgtttaaCCCCATCTTTGGGAAGAGAAGTCAAGTAGCTCCCCCTGTTTTGAAGCGTCCAATTCTTCAGACTTTGCTTCTGCCTATTATGGATCAAGACTATGCCAAAGTATTACTGTTGATCGATGATGAGTACAAG GTCACAGCTTTCCCAGCAACTAAAAATGTTCTTCGCCAGTTAGAAGAAATAGCCCATTCTATCTATTTTTATCTAGTGGATGCTGAGCAGggaaaactgtctggattcagGCTGAAAAAG gaCCTGAGAACAGAGGAGAGTTGGGAGGTGGTCATACCCACCGAAGTACAGAGGATAGTGAGTGTGAAAGGGAAGAGGTCCAATGAGCACGTGCACTCCCAGGGCCGGGTGATGGGAGACCGCAGTGTTCTCTATAAG tCCTTGAATCCAAACCTGCTTGCTGTGGTGACAGAGAGCGCAGATACGCACCATGAGCGCACTTTCATTGGAATATATCTGATTGATGGAGTCACAGGCAGGATCATCCACGCGTCGGTACAGAAGAAAGCGAAGGGACCTGTCCACATTGTCCACTCAGAGAACTGGGTGGTG TACCAGTACTGGAACACGAAGGCACGTCGGAACGAGTTCACTGTGCTGGAGCTGTATGAGGGGACAGAGCAATACAATGCCACAGCCTTCAGCTCCCTTGACCGCCCGATTTTACCTCAGGTCCTCCAGCAATCTTACATCTTCCCATCTGCTATCAGTGCCATGGAGGCCACCATCACCGAGCGAGGCATCACCAGCCGTCACTTGCTCA TTGGGCTTCCCTCCGGGGCCATCCTCTCCCTTCCAAAGGCTCTGCTGGATCCTCGCCGCCCAGAGATCCCCACGGAACAGAGCAG aGAAGAGAACCTGATTCCATACTCCCCTGACGTGCAGATACATGCCGAGAGGTTTATCAACTACAATCAAACCATATCCCGAATGAGAGGGATTTATACAGCCCCCTCCGGCCTGGAGTCCACTTGTTTG GTTGTTGCATACGGCCTAGACATCTACCAGACCCGAGTGTACCCATCGAAGCAGTTTGACGTCCTGAAAGACGACTATGACTACGTGCTGATCAGCAGCGTCCTCTTCGGGCTGGTTTTTGCTACTATGATCACAAAGAGACTTGCTCAGGTGAAGCTGCTGAACCGTGCCTGGCGGTAA
- the MRTO4 gene encoding mRNA turnover protein 4 homolog, with product MPKSKRDRKVSLTRTPRKGLEAKQALIAELRRCVDTYKYIFVFSVANMRNNKLKDVRNAWKHSRIFFGKNKVMMVALGREPSSEYKENLHKVSKHLRGEVGLLFTNRTKDEVDEWFSKFKEVDFARAGNKATYTVSLDTGPLEQFPHSMEPQLRQLGLPTALKKGVVTLLSDYEVCKEGDVLTPEQARVLKLFGYEMAEFKVTIKFLWNSETGDFQKLVGDSAKEEEEEEEEDDDSNED from the exons ATGCCGAAGTCCAAGAGGGACCGCAAGG TCTCCCTGACGCGGACGCCCAGGAAGGGGTTGGAAGCCAAGCAAGCGCTTATTGCCGAG CTGCGGCGATGCGTGGACACCTACAAGTACATCTTCGTCTTCTCCGTTGCCAACATGAGGAACAACAAGCTGAAGGACGTCCGGAACGCCTGGAAGCACAGCAG GATCTTCTTCGGGAAGAACAAAGTGATGATGGTGGCGCTGGGACGCGAGCCGAGCAGCGAGTACAAGGAGAATCTGCACAAG GTCAGCAAACACCTGCGAGGTGAGGTCGGTCTCCTCTTCACCAACCGCACCAAGGATGAGGTGGACGA GTGGTTCTCCAAGTTCAAAGAGGTGGACTTTGCCCGCGCAGGGAACAAGGCGACGTACACGGTGAGCCTGGACACGGGGCCCTTGGAGCAGTTTCCCCACTCCATGGAGCCTCAGTTACGGCAGCTGGGATTGCCAACGGCCTTAAAGAAAG GAGTGGTGACGCTGCTTTCAGATTACGAAGTCTGCAAAGAAGGGGACGTTCTCACCCCCGAACAAGCCCGTGTCCTG AAACTCTTCGGCTACGAGATGGCGGAGTTTAAAGTCACCATCAAATTTCTATGGAATTCTGAGACAGGAGACTTCCAGAAGCTTGTGGGAGACTCAgcgaaggaggaggaagaggaggaggaggaggatgatgacagCAATGAGGACTAG
- the AKR7A2 gene encoding aflatoxin B1 aldehyde reductase member 2, producing the protein MAAQGARPGVVLGAMEVGRRAGPEASAALLRAFLRRGYRLLDTAYMYAGGESERILGTLLAGGAEPVEVATKANPWDGKTLKPESVRSQLDTSLERLKRTSVELFYLHAPDHGTPVEETLRACNELHKEGKFKELGLSNYAAWEVAEICTICKYNNWVMPTVYQGMYNATTRQVEAELFPCLRYYGLRFYAYNPLAGGLLTGKYKYEDKDTRQPTGRFFGNDWAQAYRDRYWKKHNFEGIALVERALKDAYGASAPSLTSAALRWLYNHSKLQGSLGDAVIIGMSNLEQLEQNLDYSEEGPLLPAVVEAFDKAWNLTAHDCPNYFR; encoded by the exons ATGGCGGCGCAGGGAGCGCGGCCCGGCGTGGTGCTGGGCGCCATGGAGgtggggcggcgggcagggccggaGGCGAGCGCCGCGCTGCTCCGCGCCTTCCTGCGCCGCGGGTACCGCCTCCTCGACACCGCTTACATGTACGCGGGCGGAGAGTCCGAGCGTAtcctgggcacgctgctggctggCGGCGCGGAGCCCG TGGAAGTCGCCACCAAGGCGAACCCCTGGGACGGGAAGACGCTGAAGCCTGAGAGTGTGCGATCGCAGCTGGACACATCTCTGGAGAGGCTGAAGAGGACGAGTGTGGAGCTCTTTTACCTCCACGCTCCTGACCATGGGACCCCGGTGGAGGAGACGCTGCGTGCCTGCAATGAGCTGCACAAAGAA GGAAAGTTTAAAGAACTCGGTCTGTCGAACTACGCAGCGTGGGAGGTCGCAGAAATCTGCACCATCTGCAAATACAACAACTGGGTGATGCCAACTGTGTACCAG GGTATGTACAACGCGACCACTCGCCAGGTGGAAGCTGAGCTCTTCCCTTGCCTGAGATACTACGGACTGCGGTTCTACGCCTACAATCCACTGGCAG GAGGGCTGCTGACTGGCAAGTACAAGTATGAGGACAAAGACACACGCCAGCCCACTGGAAGGTTTTTTGGGAATGACTGGGCTCAAGCCTACAGGGACAG GTACTGGAAAAAGCACAATTTTGAAGGAATTGCCCTAGTAGAAAGAGCTCTGAAAGATGCTTACGGCGCCAGTGCGCCGAGCCTGACCTCTGCTGCTTTGCGTTGGCTGTACAATCACTCCAAACTACAG GGTTCTCTTGGAGACGCAGTGATCATTGGGATGTCCAACTTGGAGCAGCTAGAGCAGAACCTTGACTACAGTGAAGAGggtcccctgctcccagctgtggTGGAGGCATTCGATAAAGCCTGGAACCTCACTGCGCACGACTGCCCCAACTATTTCCGCTAG
- the SLC66A1 gene encoding lysosomal amino acid transporter 1 homolog: MDVRRWRGLGPGNLSDCPNGSRWVMDVFNECAQDGRDIASIILGLVSIFCFAAASFPQFYQACKTGIMDRALSIYFLLGWLGGDLLNLIGSFLADQLPLQVYTAVYYVLADLVMLSLYCYYKVKNRGGGFAAPINATFVFLSLGMVSTVSFLGRGAARVQDPATFKGRSLLSAHMDELGLKPFTRSEIVGFTIGSISSVLYLCSRVPQIYTNYKRKSTIGVSYSLFALVMLGNSLYGLSVLLKNPEPGQGEGDYVLHHLPWLVGSLGVLSLDVVISFQFLAYRRGRPSTREERDALLSEQGDSLES, from the exons ATGGACGTGCGGCGCTGGAGGGGTCTCGGGCCCGGGAATCTTTCTGACTGTCCCAACGGGTCCCGCTGGGTGATGGATGTGTTCAACGAGTGTGCCCAGGACGGCCGGGACATCGCCAGCATCATCCTGGGTCTGGTTTCCATCTTCTGTTttgcagctgcttcttttcc GCAGTTTTACCAAGCCTGCAAAACGGGCATCATGGACCGGGCTCTCTCCATATATTTCCTGCTGGGATGGCTGGGCGGAGACCTCCTAAACCTCATCGGTTCCTTCCTGGCCGATCAGTTGCCCCTACAG GTTTACACGGCTGTTTACTACGTGCTCGCAGACCTGGTGATGCTGTCTCTCTACTGCTACTACAAAGTGAAGAACCGAGGCGGAGGAT TCGCCGCCCCGATCAACGCAACCTTCGTCTTCCTTTCCCTGGGGATGGTGTCAACCGTCTCCTTCCTGGGCAGAGGTGCTGCCAGGGTGCAGGACCCAGCGACGTTTAAAGGGAGgtctctgctctctgctcaCATGGATGAGCTTGGGTTGAAG CCTTTCACCAGGAGCGAGATCGTTGGCTTCACCATCGGCTCCATCTCCTCTGTGCTGTACCTGTGCTCCCGCGTCCCCCAGATCTACACTAAT TACAAGAGGAAATCCACCATTGGGGTCTCCTACTCCCTCTTTGCCCTGGTGATGTTGGGGAACTCGCTCTACGGCCTCAGTGTCCTCCTGAAGAACCCCGAGCCGGGGCAAGGCGAAGGCGACTACGTCCTGCACCACCTGCCCTGGCTGGTGGGCAGCCTGGGCGTCCTTTCCCTCGACGTGGTT ATCTCCTTCCAGTTCCTCGCTTATCGGAGAGGAAGACCCAGTACCCGCGAAGAGAGGGATGCTCTTCTCAGTGAGCAGGGTGACAGCCTGGAGAGCTGA